Proteins encoded within one genomic window of Triticum aestivum cultivar Chinese Spring chromosome 2D, IWGSC CS RefSeq v2.1, whole genome shotgun sequence:
- the LOC123055419 gene encoding antimicrobial peptide 1b, whose translation MKPHMSATVLRAPRVAAVVLAAVLATAVNGAQRCGDQARGAKCPNCLCCGKYGFCGSGDAYCGAGSCQSQCRGCRDDVVGQALPAEPGSTRATAASSASARGLNLTATTGGP comes from the coding sequence ATGAAGCCACACATGTCCGCTACGGTACTGAGAGCCCCGAGGGTGGCGGCCGTGGTCCTGGCGGCGGTGCTCGCCACGGCCGTGAACGGCGCCCAGAGGTGCGGCGACCAGGCCCGCGGCGCAAAGTGCCCCAACTGCCTCTGCTGCGGTAAATACGGCTTCTGCGGCAGTGGCGACGCCTACTGCGGCGCCGGCAGCTGCCAGAGCCAGTGCCGCGGCTGCCGGGACGACGTCGTGGGGCAGGCGTTGCCGGCCGAACCGGGTTCTACAAGAGCTACTGCGGCGTCCTCGGCGTCGGCCAGGGGATTAAACTTGACTGCTACAACCGGAGGCCCTTGA